In the Methanothermobacter marburgensis str. Marburg genome, TCTGCAACCTTGTGGTCCTCTGATTCCCGTGTTATCTGGGCCATACTTCTCCTGGCCCGGAGGAGTGTTGTTATGAGGGCCATTCTGTATACAAGGTCCGTGTACTCTGGCTGCGTCTGGAATGATGAACCCAGTACGAACTCGGTTCTATCGGGTGAGAGTCCAAGTGCCAGGAAGCATTTTCTGTTGTAATCTGCCATCTCCCTTATCCGCTCCATGCTGCCCTTACCATTGAGGTATGCATGGTAGTCTGCAAGGAGTATCTTGACCCTGAAGCCGGCATCCTGCAGTTCCCTGAGCTTTCTTATGGTTATGGCGTGTCCCAGATGAACCTTACCTGAGGGTTCATAGCCTGTGTAGACAACCGGTTCATCCTTCTTCATGACCTCCAGCAGTTCATCGGGTGTTATGACCTCAAGAACATCACGGGTTATGGTGTCGAGCGTATCATCCATCAGATCATTCCTCCGCCTCATCAATGATGTAGAGTCTCTTCTTAATTTCTATAACAGGAACCTGTTCTCCTATCTCAAGTTTTGATGTGTAACTGTCAGCTTCAAGGTCCACGGGTTCGTATGTTTCAGGGTGAAGCACCTGTATCCTGCCGGGGGATCTCGCTGTTACCGTGGTTGTCTTAACATCAGCGGCCCTCGCAACGAGGTCAATGTTTTCATATTCCCCCCAGAGTATGTTCTTCACGTCACGGGTTTCAAGGTCCTTCACACTCACCCCGCGCTTTCTGAGGTCAAGGACCGTGAGCATGCGGTCCCTGTGCAGCAGGAAGTCTCCTCTTCTGAAATCAGGGAGTCTGAGTGAGATCCATGTCCTGTAGAGTCCCTTGCCGCTTGACCTATCCTGCCCCATTAGCCGGGGTGACTCACGGGCAATACCGCCAAGCTCCTCCCTAAGGGCGCTTACAACCTTTCTGGCGGATTTATGGGATCCTATGTAGTAGTCGATCCCCTCGTTCACCTCAATCCTCTGGGGTAGGTATGCCAGCTTATCCCTCCTTGAAAGCTTCAGGAGGGTCCTTTTAACTGTCAGGTCAGCCTTTTCTATTTCTGATTTGTCCAGTTCTCTTCCATCGGCCCTTAACTGTATCACAGCCTCGTAGTAACCTGAAGCCTGTTTGCTGCAGGCAGGACAGACAGTGTTTGTGAGGCGGACCTCTACCCCGTACTCCTGGCTCACCATCCTTCCAAGGACCTCAGCATCAACCTCCACCAGGCACTGGTAGATGGTCCCCCTCTGCTGTATTATTTCCAGTTCGATTTCAGGGTTTTCAACAGGGGGTTCCCAGCTAATATTCTCCTCAAGGGCCCTGTATACTATTTCCTCCTCAGGGAGGCCCTCGTCCACCCACTGGCCACTTATCAGCTTCGCATGGCAGTGGCTGCACACATAAACCTCTATTCCGGAGGGAATGCTGAGGATGGTGTAGTCCTCAAGGAAACAGTCCCTGCATAGTCCATCATATAATTCAGAATCAGAACTACCGCATCTGACACAGAACATTTTCTATAGCTGCTCCTCTATCTTCTCTAGACGTTCTTGAGGGGCGCCTTGGCACCGCATGCCTCGCACTTGAGAAGGGATATCCGCCCCTCCCTGATTATCCTTGTATCAGGTCTGTTGCATTCGTGGCATATGACAAATTTGTTGACGTAGTCCTCTATCCTCTCGTTTATGAGAAAGTGGGTGAATTTACCCTGGAGTATGGCCCTTCCACCCTCAAGGTTACCTGCGGTACCCAGTTCTCTCAGAAGGAATTTCAGAAGGTGCTGGGGGTCCCTGTTGAGTGCATCTGCAACCTCCCTGAAGTTCTGTATGAATGTCCTGTTTCCCTGTATAACTGAGTACGCCTTTGGAACCTCGAAACGTTTTGTTTCAAATACCTCTGGGGGCAGCTGCTCTATGGCCCTTTCAAGTAATTTTTCGTAATCATCCATAATCTATACCTCCGGTAAAAAGTGTGTAATGGAAAATTCAGACCACCTTAAGGTATCCCCTGGCGGGCTCAAATATTGCGCCCTTGTCCTTGAGGATCCTTATCAGTTCCTCAACCTTTTCCTCACTCACGTTATATCTATCCATCATCTCAGTTATAAGAATATTGGTGGGTGCCCTGCCACCGTAGTCCTCCTCGTATTCCCTTATGAGTTCAAGTAGCAGGCGGAACTTGTCCCTCTCAGATTTGGGTGTTCTCCCCTCAACCTTGTCGATGTCTATCTTACCGGTCTCAGGGTCGTACCCCACCTGCTTAAGGCATGCCTGGGACAGCTTTATGGCCTTCCTGGCGTCCTCTGCCTCCACGTGTTCCTTGAGTTTTATCTTTGCACTGGCCTCTGAGAGTCGCACGAGGGCCTCCAGCTGCCTTGCTGTTATGGGGACCGGTGAGTCCTCATCGGCTGCACTGGCCCTCATTGATACGTAGAAGTCCTCGAGGACCTGCATCGCCTCATCTGTCAGCACGGGTCTCACATTCTTCCTTGCATAGGCTATGTACTTCCTCAGCAGTTCTGGATCTATTTCAAAGGGTGTGTGGTCCTCCTTATGTGTTTTCAGGATGTGTCTTGCAAGTTCTCTGTCCTTATCCTCATCGGGTTTGTCCTCCACAACGAATATCAGGTCAAAACGTGACAGTATGGTTGATGGAAGATCTATTTGCTCTGCGATTGATTTATAACTGTCAAATCTCCCGAATTTTGGGTTTGCGGCTGCCAGGACAGAGCACCTTGAGTTGAGGGTTGCCATTATACCTGCCTTGGCTATGCTTATGGTCTGCTGCTCCAGTGCCTCGTGGATGGCTGAACGGTCCTCATCACGCATCTTATCCAGTTCATCCACACAGACGTTACCCTTATCCCCCAGGACAAGGGCACCGGCCTCAAGGGACCATCCACCGAATTCATCCCTCACAGCGGCGGCGGTGAGCCCAACCCCTGAGGTACCCTTACCGCTTGTGTATATCCCCCTGGGGGCCAGCTTTGACACGTACTTGAGCATCTGGGACTTACCTATACCAGGGTCCCCGACTATGAGGATGTGTATGTCCCCACGGAGGCGGGTCTTATCATCGAGCTCCTTCCCGGTCCCCCCAAAGAGCTGAAGGGCTATGGCCTCCTTTACCTCACGGTAACCGTGTATTGATGGTGCGGTGGACCTTATGATCTTCTCGTATATGTTGGGGTCGGCTGCAAGCTCCTTTATCTTTTCCTCGTCCTCCTCACTTATCTGGAGCTCCTCGAACTCCTGTTCAAGGAACTCGGTGTAATTTCCGTATATGAAGTTCTTGAACCGCCTGGTTCTCTCATCTCGGACTGTCCTCAGTGTACCTGTGACCCTCACGATGTCCCCCGGGGTGAGGGTGTCAACCAGGTCATCCTCAAGGACGACGGTTATCTGGCGGGGCTGCTCACCACCTGAGAGGTTCTCAAGTGGCTCCTGGAGTTTCAGTGTCTGGGTGTCCAGGAACTCTGATTCGTCCTGCAGGAGCCTGAATGACCTGCCACCACACTCTGAGCAGAGTGATGGCTCTGTGATCATGTTGGTGGACTGGCTGACCTCATGGAGCCTCATACAGCCCCGGCACTCAAAGACGGCCTTAACTATCCTGGGCCTTATCTCATCTGTCTTCCTCACAATACCGTCAACTGCAACGAATTTACCTATGAATTTACTCCGGAGTTCCCTGAGGGGTATGACGTTGCTGACCCCACTGAACCTTATGTTGAGGTCAACGTTCTTCCTCAGAGGATCTATGTTCCTTATGGCCTTCTGGGCGGCCCTTATCACATCGTCTGGTTTTTCAATTAGAAGGTCTGCAAGATCTGGATCGAACATTTCAAGGTCAAGGTAGTCAACTTCAATGG is a window encoding:
- a CDS encoding translation initiation factor IF-2 subunit beta → MDDYEKLLERAIEQLPPEVFETKRFEVPKAYSVIQGNRTFIQNFREVADALNRDPQHLLKFLLRELGTAGNLEGGRAILQGKFTHFLINERIEDYVNKFVICHECNRPDTRIIREGRISLLKCEACGAKAPLKNV
- a CDS encoding 60S ribosomal export protein NMD3; this encodes MFCVRCGSSDSELYDGLCRDCFLEDYTILSIPSGIEVYVCSHCHAKLISGQWVDEGLPEEEIVYRALEENISWEPPVENPEIELEIIQQRGTIYQCLVEVDAEVLGRMVSQEYGVEVRLTNTVCPACSKQASGYYEAVIQLRADGRELDKSEIEKADLTVKRTLLKLSRRDKLAYLPQRIEVNEGIDYYIGSHKSARKVVSALREELGGIARESPRLMGQDRSSGKGLYRTWISLRLPDFRRGDFLLHRDRMLTVLDLRKRGVSVKDLETRDVKNILWGEYENIDLVARAADVKTTTVTARSPGRIQVLHPETYEPVDLEADSYTSKLEIGEQVPVIEIKKRLYIIDEAEE
- the mcm gene encoding minichromosome maintenance protein MCM; the protein is MKTVDKSKTLTKFEEFFSLKKYKDRVFESIEKYPNVRSIEVDYLDLEMFDPDLADLLIEKPDDVIRAAQKAIRNIDPLRKNVDLNIRFSGVSNVIPLRELRSKFIGKFVAVDGIVRKTDEIRPRIVKAVFECRGCMRLHEVSQSTNMITEPSLCSECGGRSFRLLQDESEFLDTQTLKLQEPLENLSGGEQPRQITVVLEDDLVDTLTPGDIVRVTGTLRTVRDERTRRFKNFIYGNYTEFLEQEFEELQISEEDEEKIKELAADPNIYEKIIRSTAPSIHGYREVKEAIALQLFGGTGKELDDKTRLRGDIHILIVGDPGIGKSQMLKYVSKLAPRGIYTSGKGTSGVGLTAAAVRDEFGGWSLEAGALVLGDKGNVCVDELDKMRDEDRSAIHEALEQQTISIAKAGIMATLNSRCSVLAAANPKFGRFDSYKSIAEQIDLPSTILSRFDLIFVVEDKPDEDKDRELARHILKTHKEDHTPFEIDPELLRKYIAYARKNVRPVLTDEAMQVLEDFYVSMRASAADEDSPVPITARQLEALVRLSEASAKIKLKEHVEAEDARKAIKLSQACLKQVGYDPETGKIDIDKVEGRTPKSERDKFRLLLELIREYEEDYGGRAPTNILITEMMDRYNVSEEKVEELIRILKDKGAIFEPARGYLKVV